TCACGCGTATAGGTTTTGATTGGTTTGTGCAAGCCCGACAGTTGAAACAGCTTTAGAAAAAATCGCTCGCGCAAGTTGAGTGATGCTTTCCATTTATTGCGGTCCACCGCTCCACTCACCCGGGCTGGATCAAAAATCCAGGCCTGTCCACCGACTTTCAATACACGGTATATTTCCTGGAAAACCTTCACCGGATCCTTGAGCGCATGCAGCATACCGGTGCTGATGACCATACCAAAAGATTCATCATCAAATTTTAAGTGACCGGCATCGCCGAGTTGAAAGGTCAATCGATCAGACAGGCCCTCTCTGGCGGCATTTGAGCGCGCCATACTCAATAACTTGCGGCTTAAATCAATTCCGAAGATGTGAACCTTTGAAGATTTTTTGGCAATTTCAATCGGCAAATAGCCCGGACCAGTGCCAATATCCAGAATCCTATCGCCGGGCAAATGGGCAACGATTTCTTCGGCCACATGACGGTAATAGGTATCTATGACCAAACGGGTGCCTTTTTCATAGGCCGAAGCCAGAACACCCGGTATGCGTTCGATTTTAATCCATTGTCTCATTGTCAAAATAATAATAAGAAGGATATTTGGAGAGGCGTTATCGAGTCACCTATAGGTTGAGTCTTGTTAAAATTAAATCAGTCGAAGTGCATTAAGTCAAACAATTTGCAGTTTACAGAATCGGCTATATTATGTACATGAATGACACATTCAAAAATAAAACAACATCAAAAATAAAGGAGGGCTGGCGCTATGAGTATTGAAAACAACGTGTTCTACTGGTTGCCGTGTTCAGTGGTGTTCGTCAGCACCGCTCATGAAGACAAAAAAGATATCATGACCGCTACAGCCATGTTTGTATCTGAAAAAGAACCGCTGCTGGTCATCAGCGTAGCAAAAGACCATTTGACTGAAAGACTGATTTCCCAATCCGGCAAATTTACGGTAGTGATTGCAGGAGCTGATCAGGAGAAATTGGCCATGCAGGTGGGTAGCGCCAAAGGTGACGATATGGATAAATTTGAGCGCTTTTCCATTTCAGCCACCACCGGCTCCGGCAGTGCGGCTTTGATTCCGGATGGAGCAGCGGCCTGGATGGAATGCGAAGTTGAAACTAGCAAGGAAATCCAGGGCTACCAGCTTTTTATGGGCCGTGTTGTCAATCAGAATGATAGCGGTAAAGCGCCATTGGTCTGGCACAAGGACGGGTTCTTTGGTCTAACTAAGGGTTAGAATATAGTTATTTGTTATTCGTTATTGGTTATTGGTATACACAAGACAAATGACAAAGACCAAAGCGTGCTGAAAAAAGATACCAATCGATGGGAAATACTATGAGTATCGAGCCCAGAATCGCGGTGGTGGGGACTTTCGATTCCAAGGCTGAAGAGCATTTTTTTTTGAAAGAACGTATTGAGCAACATGGCCTTAGCACATTGACCGTTAATGTCGGCACCGCAGCGCCTGCACCGTCAGCGGTGGATCTGGATTTATACAAAACCGTTATCAAAAACAGCCCGGCTTTACGAGAGAGCAGAGATACGGCGATTGCCGCCATGATCGAAGAAGCCAGAGCCCGTATCAAAAAGCTTTACGCGGAAAATAAGATTGCAGGAATGATCTCGGCCGGCGGCGGCACCGGCACCCATATCGGCACAAGCATAATGCACGAGCTTCCGCTGGGGGTCCCCAAGGTGATGGTTTCCACGGTTGCATCGCGCAACATGGCACAAACGGTTGGCACCAAAGATATTACCATGATTCACAGTGTCGCCGACCTGCTGGGTGTTAATAGTATCTCAGGGCGTATTCTAGATAAGGCTGCAGCAGGTATCTGCGGAATGGCCCAGAGCCGATGGCATCCCGATACCACTAAAAAAAGGATTGCCCTGCCCTTTTTTGGATTTATCACCGCCGGCGCTGAAGCCACCCGCAAGACCTTGGAAGACCGTGGATATGAGGTGGTGGCTTTCCATGCCAATGGTATCGGTGGGATGGCCATGGAAGAGCTGGCTGCCGAGGGCTATTTTGATGGCATTTTGGATTTCGCCACCCATGAGCTAGCCGACCACCTGCTAGACGGCTACTGTGGGGATATTGGTTCGCAACGGTTTGAACCGGTTCCCGGGCATTCAATTCCCAGATTGGTTATCCCGGGTGGGTTGGATTGCGCAGTTTTAGAATTCACCCGCGACAATATTCCGCCGCAATATCAAGATCGTCAGATCTTTTTTTATGATTTTCGCTCTGCTATCCGTCTCAATGAGGACGAAACACGAACCCTGGCTGATCAACTGTCACGAAAATTGAATAAAGATGCATCTAATGTGAAAATATTAATCCCCCTACAGGGATGGTCCGAGGCGGATCGCGAAGGTGGTCCTCTGTACGACCCGCCCATGAACCGTTTTTTCACGCAACAGCTGCAAGAAAAACTCGATCATCAGATAAACATTCAAGAAGCGGCTCACCACATCAACGACCCAGCATTTGCCGAACTGGCCGCCCGGACGATGGACCAGATGATACAGGAGCAGTCAGCCTAATGTTTATCAAACCCGATTGCATCCCCTGCATATTGAAAATGACGATTTCATCGCTCAGGAAACTGCCCCTTGATGAGAAGGCAGTTAAAGCGTTATATACCGAAATTCTGCAATTACCAGCCTTGCGCGGTCTTGTCTGGGATATCACCAGCCCGGCTATTATCGAAGAAGTATGGCAAAAAATTACTGACGCGGTCGAGTCCCGGGATCCATTTCACGAGTTGAAATCAAGCCAAAATGAACAAATTCTTGCTCTGTACCCGTTTCTGGAAAAAATGGTCAACGAAGCTGCCGACCCTTTAAAAATGGCCGTTAAGCTTTCCATCATGGGAAATTCCATGGATTTTATGGTGGCGGATTCTTCTTTAACCATCGAGAAATCGATCGCAGAAAAGACAAAATTGCCGCTCACAGATAAGGATTATTCCCAGTTCAGACAGCAGTTAGAAAACACCCGGTATCTTTTGATATTTGGCGATAACGCCGGAGAAATCGTATTCGACCGCTTGCTGATTCAAATCATAAAAATGCAATATCAACCGGAAATCACTTTTGTCGTCAGAAGTTTGCCCACGCTCAATGACGCCACTTTAACTGAGGCCAAAGCAGTTGGTATTAATAAGTTTGCCACAGTTCTTGAAAACGGCATCGATGGGCCTTTACCCGGCACTGTCCTGGGCAGATGCTCCAGTGAAGTCAACACTCTGGTTGAGCAGTCCGATCTGATCATTTCAAAAGGGGGCGGCAATTTTGACACCCTGGATGAAGAACGAAAACACCTGAACAAAAAAATTTCTTTCCTCCTTCTTTCCAAATGCGCACCCCACCATGATAATTTTGGCGTGCAATTGTATCATCCGGTGTTATTCAATAAGTTCTAAATCTTTACTGTACGTCTAATCCTGCCACTGCATTACTCAATTACGCCAAAAACCCATCACTCCAATATTCCAATACTCCAATATTTTGTTTTATAAGATTTTCTTATATATTTTATAAAATCATATGAATTGACTTAAACTGCCAAGCCATTCATAAAATTAAATATTAAATATCTCAAATAACGCTAACGATAACGGATTCCTGGATTTTGCACGGGTTGGAGGTTTTCATCCATTAAAACACTAGCAACTACTTCTCATTAATTTTCATGCAAGATCTAGGAACAGGGGAGGTTTAAAGATGACCACAGAAATCAAGCATTCCATCTGTTTTCGATGCAAACCACGCTGCCGTCTTGAACTGGAGGTGGAAGACAATCAGATTGTCAAAGTCAGCACCTCGCCCATCAAGAAATGCCCGCGTAAATGGGCTTCTGATCTGGATCGGTTTTATCACCCCGATCGTCTGAATTATCCGCTCAAAAGAGTCGGTGAAAAAGGCGATAACAAGTGGCAACAGATCTCCTGGGATGAGGCCCTGGATGAAATTGCAGTCAAGTTGCAGTCCCTCAAGGACCAGTTTGGCGCTGAAACCCTCGGGGTAACAGCCGGCACCAGCCGCAGTTATGAGGAACTCAACTCACGCTTTCTGAATCTTTTCGGCAGCCCCAATCAGTGTGGTCAGGCCCAGATTTGTCACGGTAATTCAGCAGTTGTTGCCACCACCCTTTTTGGCTGGTGGCCGTATTGGATGCACATCGAAAAACTGCAAAATACCCGTTGTGTGATGCTCATCGGACGCAATCCGCCCCATTCTCACCAGACGATTTGGGAAGGTATTGAGGGTGCCAAAAAAAACGGTGCCAAACTGATTGTCATCGATCCCCGGCGATCCGAATCTGCCGAATCAGCCGATTTATGGCTGCAGTTGCGACCGGGAACAGACTGCGCCCTGCTGCTGGGAATGATCAATGTTATTATCGAAGAAGACCTCTACGACAGGGAATTTGTCGCCCAGTGGTGCCATGGTTTCGATGAACTGGCGCAAAGGGCCAAAGAATATTCCTTGGATAAAGTAGCCGAAATTACCTGGGTGCCCGCCGACCAGATTCAGGCAGCTGCGCGCATGTTTGCCACCGAAACACCTTCGTGTGCCATGGAAGGCATGGGGGTGGCACATCAACCCAATTCCTACGGCGCCATCGCCGCACGCCATATCATCTCCGCTATCGTCGGCAATGTAGATGTGCAGGGCGGAGAGGAGCTGCTGGGCCCGGCCCCATTTATCACCGAACATGAAATTGAAATGCCCGAGGCCCTGCCCATCGAGCAGCGCGAAAAAATTCTGGGCAGCCAATTTAAACTCTATTCCTGGCCCGGCTACGAAATGGTCCAGAGCAACGTGGAACGCGTCTGGGGCAAACGCTGCGATATGTTCGGCTATACCTGTATGGCCCCGGCCCCCTCGCTTTACAAAGCAATTGCGTACAGTGATCCTTACCCGGTGCGGGCATTGATCACGCTGTCATCCAACCCGATGGTGACCATCCCCAACACCAAGCTGGTTCACAAAGCCCTTAAAAGTTTGGACCTGTATGTGGTGGTGGACTATTTTATGACCCCCAGTGCCCAGCTGGCAGACTATGTATTGCCCAGTGCCATGTGGCAGGAGCGCAATTTCTTATGGAATTTTCACAACACCACACCGGTTATTGTGTGCGGTGAAGCGGCCGTGCCACCCACCATAGAGGGCAAGCACGACCGGCGTGATGATTTTGACTTCTGGCGTGGTTTGGGCATTCGGCTGGGTCAGGAAGAGCACTGGCCGTGGGAAAATGTCGAAGCCTATTATGACTACCGCTTGGCACCCCTGGGATTGACATTCAGACAGATGGTCGAAAAAGGCCGCTGGGAGCCCGAACGCTGGGAATACAAAAAATATGAAAAAATGGGTGGATTCGGTACCCCCACCGGCAAGATCGAGCTGGCTTCGACCGTAATGGAAAAACTCGGTTTCGATCCCCTGCCCTACTATCAAGAGCCGCCTGAGAGTCCGATCCGAACGCCTGAGCTTTCTGAAAAGTACCCGTTGATCTTAATCACCGGCGGTCGCTTCCATCCTTTTTTTCATTCCGAGCATCGCCAGATCGATAAACTACGCAAGCGTTACCCCTGGGCCAAAATGCAGATCCATCCCGAAACAGCAGCGGATATCGGAGTTGCAGAGGGGGATTGGGTCTGGATCGAAACCCAGCATGGTCGGGTGATGCAGAAGGTTGAGATCTTCGATGATATTGATCCCAAGGTAGTGCATGCCCAGCACGGGTGGTGGTATCCGGAGATGCCGGGTGAAGAGCCCTGGCTGCACGGCGTCTGGGTCTCCAATATCAATGTCTGCACCTCCAGCGATGAGGCCGAATGCGATGAGGCTTTAGGCTCCTGGCCGCTGCGAACATTTCAATGCAAGGTTTACAAGGTCAAAAACTACGGTCAGGGACACCCGGTGACTGGATAACCCAATTTGGAACATAAGGTTAAGCCAGCCCCTCTTCTTCTGAAGAGGGGCTTCTCATTATAGGCGTATCGATAAATCTTAATCGCTTGGGGTATTAGATAGATATCACAGCTTTTTAAAAACCATCAATTTTGCCGATATGTTGGAGCAAATAATAAGGTAGATCCTTTGCTGACTCTTCCTTTTTGGATGGAAAATCAAAAAGTATATTTATTTCTTCAGCTTCTTTTTGACCTCTGACAGCCAAATCAGCAGACACCCAAAAAGGATTATTCGGGCCATTGATTCTTTTGGCATACGGAACCCGTATGCTGCAGTGGAGATCAGTCACCCGCCACCGCCGCCGCCACCGCCACCGCCACCGCCACCGCCATCATCATCAGCAGCATTAGATTGAAGTACGATGGTCTCAAATTCATCGTCTGCAGTTGGGACACTGCCATCTGTGCTAAATAGGTGTGCTGTCACAACTTTAGAACTAACATCTACGATTATAATATCCAGAGAATTCTCCCAGGCCGCACCCGAGTTCAATTCATATACACCATCGACTAAATCAGAATAAATGCGATGAGTGTGTCCGCACATATAGGCTGTAACATTATTTTCAGATAGTATTTGCCAAAAATCATCCCGCATTATCGGGTCCACATCGAGTGAATCTCCTACATGCCGATATTGGGGGTATGCCGGTTCGTGACCAATGACGAATTTACATGGTTTGCGGGTCGAAGCTAAGTCTTGTTCAATCCAGTCCAATTGCGCCGGTGTATATCCGCCCTCAGGATAATTCCAATATTGGTTGGTGACAACAAAATGGCAATCTCCCCTGTCAAATGAAAATATAGTGCCTTCGGGAGCTGAATCGGGGCCATTTACAGTATAGTAGGGGGCGATGTTAAATTGAAAATAAACCTCACCTGATGCGGGGGAATCATGGTTGCCAAGAACAAAATATATTTCTTGAGTGTTTGGTTGATGCTCTGGCCCTACAGAGTAACCGTAAACAAAGTAGTAACCGATGTAACTTTCATCTATCGGATCAAAGTCACCTGCAACTATTATAAAGTCTACATTCTGTGAATTAATAAACTCAAGAGCAGTCTCCAAACCTGAAAAATCGTCTCGGTGGTCTGATATTACAGCAAAACGGATGTCTTCCGCTTGAGTACATGTAACCCATACGATGAAAACAATGAATACTCGAATTATTGTATTTATTGACATAAGTGTTTGTGTCTTCTTCACGAGTATGACACCAAACAAATGCAACTTGTAGGATCAGTAAGAAAAGACTTTAGATCTAAGTACATTTGAACAATGTATTAAAAGTTATTAAATAAAAAGAAGATAAAAATCAACATATATATAATAAAAACATATAGTTATACAGATATATATTTTTCTATATATATGCAAAGTAGGTAATTTGTTGGATTAAATTGGAATTGAATCAAGGTAGGAGTTTTGGTTATTTCGATTTTTTCCGCTATGCGATCTGTCGTCTTGGTTTTGCTGAGCAGGAAGGTCTAATACCAAAGTACCGATATATTGAGAATATATGCAAAGCGGCAGATTTGCAGATATCCTATGGATATCTCAGGTTGATGAAGTCATATAGAAATTTTAGATCTATGCCCCTTTATTGAAGCGTTATATCTAAATTTAAATCTTCCCCCACCTGCGAGAGCCCAGATTCTAATTGCTCAAGAGAGATTGTTTCGGGAACCTGAACCTTAATTTCCATAAAATAGAGCGCGGTTCCGGATTCGGGCGAGACGGCCCGCCGTGAGGTCAGGCTTTCAATGTTGATATTGTTGTTGGCAAGGTATCTGCTGATCTTAAATACAATTCCGGTCTGGTCAATGCCTTCTACATTGATGATTTTAGTGGTTAAATCGGCTAAGTTTCCCTTGTGTTCAGCCTCCACCGGTCGAATGAAAGCAGTTATGTCTTTGTCTCTTTCAAGTCGACGGCAATCTCCTAATAGCTGATCTTCCAAGTCCTCTCCCTGGCCGGTAAACAGGAGGATGATGGCAAATTCATCCAGCATGTTAGTCATTGTCGTATCTTCCAGATTGCAGCCGTTTTCATAAATCACCTCGGTAACATCAGCAACAATACCGGGTCGATCTTTGCTAAAAGCCGTCATAATAAATTTTTTCTCCATCCCATACCTCCTTTGGCTGGTAACGCTATCAATATGAAAATGAACAAATGATGGTTTAACGAAAATGAAATCAGGATATTTGCATATGCAAAAAGTTCAAGTGATGCCTATATAACCACGAAGGACACGAAAGGATAAAAGTAAGTTTATGTGTTTTCCCTTCGAGATCTTCGTGTTCTTCGTGGTGAGACAATATCAGATGTTTCCAACTGGAGCTTCCCAAAAACCGCATTACGATAAAAAATGACCATCACACACTGACTGGTTATTATTTTTCTTCAGCCAGCATTTTTGTCATCAAGGCGCCTAGGCCTTGAAAACGCATTTTTTTTGTACCTAAATTTTCCAAACTATTGAGAAAAGCCTGGGCAGACGGTGAGAGCGGTTGATTCTTGAGATAAGCAATGCTGACGTCCATAAAAATTGAATGATCTTTTATTGGTACGGTGACCAATTTTTTTTCCTGAATTTCACCCATCACCGCTTCTTTAACCAGAAACGAGACACCTTCGCCGTGTTGCACCAGCAACTTGATGATTTCAGCATCCCCGGTTTCCATCAAAATATTGGGAATGACATTGTGATTTGAGTACAATTCATCTATTAGTTTGCGCGTCCCTGACCCCTTATCTTTCATGATAATCGGCTCCCGGGAGAATTGCTTAAAAACAATACTGCTTTCATTTGCCAGGTGATGGTTGGGCGATAAAATGAGCACCAGCTCTTCACGGCTAAAAGGTATAAGGGCGATATTCGCATAATCATCGGCTT
This is a stretch of genomic DNA from Desulfobacterales bacterium. It encodes these proteins:
- a CDS encoding metallophosphoesterase, producing the protein MKKTQTLMSINTIIRVFIVFIVWVTCTQAEDIRFAVISDHRDDFSGLETALEFINSQNVDFIIVAGDFDPIDESYIGYYFVYGYSVGPEHQPNTQEIYFVLGNHDSPASGEVYFQFNIAPYYTVNGPDSAPEGTIFSFDRGDCHFVVTNQYWNYPEGGYTPAQLDWIEQDLASTRKPCKFVIGHEPAYPQYRHVGDSLDVDPIMRDDFWQILSENNVTAYMCGHTHRIYSDLVDGVYELNSGAAWENSLDIIIVDVSSKVVTAHLFSTDGSVPTADDEFETIVLQSNAADDDGGGGGGGGGGGGGG
- a CDS encoding Tm-1-like ATP-binding domain-containing protein, with the protein product MGNTMSIEPRIAVVGTFDSKAEEHFFLKERIEQHGLSTLTVNVGTAAPAPSAVDLDLYKTVIKNSPALRESRDTAIAAMIEEARARIKKLYAENKIAGMISAGGGTGTHIGTSIMHELPLGVPKVMVSTVASRNMAQTVGTKDITMIHSVADLLGVNSISGRILDKAAAGICGMAQSRWHPDTTKKRIALPFFGFITAGAEATRKTLEDRGYEVVAFHANGIGGMAMEELAAEGYFDGILDFATHELADHLLDGYCGDIGSQRFEPVPGHSIPRLVIPGGLDCAVLEFTRDNIPPQYQDRQIFFYDFRSAIRLNEDETRTLADQLSRKLNKDASNVKILIPLQGWSEADREGGPLYDPPMNRFFTQQLQEKLDHQINIQEAAHHINDPAFAELAARTMDQMIQEQSA
- a CDS encoding flavin reductase family protein; translated protein: MSIENNVFYWLPCSVVFVSTAHEDKKDIMTATAMFVSEKEPLLVISVAKDHLTERLISQSGKFTVVIAGADQEKLAMQVGSAKGDDMDKFERFSISATTGSGSAALIPDGAAAWMECEVETSKEIQGYQLFMGRVVNQNDSGKAPLVWHKDGFFGLTKG
- a CDS encoding ACT domain-containing protein, whose translation is MEKKFIMTAFSKDRPGIVADVTEVIYENGCNLEDTTMTNMLDEFAIILLFTGQGEDLEDQLLGDCRRLERDKDITAFIRPVEAEHKGNLADLTTKIINVEGIDQTGIVFKISRYLANNNINIESLTSRRAVSPESGTALYFMEIKVQVPETISLEQLESGLSQVGEDLNLDITLQ
- a CDS encoding LysR family transcriptional regulator, whose protein sequence is MINLNQLRAFYQVAKCQNVSLAAKQLFVSQPAVTAQVKLFEESCGLKLFKKKGRSLILTDEGQTLFNHAKKVFEYEKRIEDALEQMKELKEGSLKLGSARTYARYFMPFLLTGFRDAYPHVKIHLDEGSSREMINSLIELRNEVVIVAKADDYANIALIPFSREELVLILSPNHHLANESSIVFKQFSREPIIMKDKGSGTRKLIDELYSNHNVIPNILMETGDAEIIKLLVQHGEGVSFLVKEAVMGEIQEKKLVTVPIKDHSIFMDVSIAYLKNQPLSPSAQAFLNSLENLGTKKMRFQGLGALMTKMLAEEK
- a CDS encoding class I SAM-dependent methyltransferase, with product MRQWIKIERIPGVLASAYEKGTRLVIDTYYRHVAEEIVAHLPGDRILDIGTGPGYLPIEIAKKSSKVHIFGIDLSRKLLSMARSNAAREGLSDRLTFQLGDAGHLKFDDESFGMVISTGMLHALKDPVKVFQEIYRVLKVGGQAWIFDPARVSGAVDRNKWKASLNLRERFFLKLFQLSGLHKPIKTYTREEAIAIIEKTDFEDYRIDTRENEIRIKLKK
- a CDS encoding ARMT1-like domain-containing protein, whose protein sequence is MFIKPDCIPCILKMTISSLRKLPLDEKAVKALYTEILQLPALRGLVWDITSPAIIEEVWQKITDAVESRDPFHELKSSQNEQILALYPFLEKMVNEAADPLKMAVKLSIMGNSMDFMVADSSLTIEKSIAEKTKLPLTDKDYSQFRQQLENTRYLLIFGDNAGEIVFDRLLIQIIKMQYQPEITFVVRSLPTLNDATLTEAKAVGINKFATVLENGIDGPLPGTVLGRCSSEVNTLVEQSDLIISKGGGNFDTLDEERKHLNKKISFLLLSKCAPHHDNFGVQLYHPVLFNKF
- a CDS encoding molybdopterin-dependent oxidoreductase, which produces MTTEIKHSICFRCKPRCRLELEVEDNQIVKVSTSPIKKCPRKWASDLDRFYHPDRLNYPLKRVGEKGDNKWQQISWDEALDEIAVKLQSLKDQFGAETLGVTAGTSRSYEELNSRFLNLFGSPNQCGQAQICHGNSAVVATTLFGWWPYWMHIEKLQNTRCVMLIGRNPPHSHQTIWEGIEGAKKNGAKLIVIDPRRSESAESADLWLQLRPGTDCALLLGMINVIIEEDLYDREFVAQWCHGFDELAQRAKEYSLDKVAEITWVPADQIQAAARMFATETPSCAMEGMGVAHQPNSYGAIAARHIISAIVGNVDVQGGEELLGPAPFITEHEIEMPEALPIEQREKILGSQFKLYSWPGYEMVQSNVERVWGKRCDMFGYTCMAPAPSLYKAIAYSDPYPVRALITLSSNPMVTIPNTKLVHKALKSLDLYVVVDYFMTPSAQLADYVLPSAMWQERNFLWNFHNTTPVIVCGEAAVPPTIEGKHDRRDDFDFWRGLGIRLGQEEHWPWENVEAYYDYRLAPLGLTFRQMVEKGRWEPERWEYKKYEKMGGFGTPTGKIELASTVMEKLGFDPLPYYQEPPESPIRTPELSEKYPLILITGGRFHPFFHSEHRQIDKLRKRYPWAKMQIHPETAADIGVAEGDWVWIETQHGRVMQKVEIFDDIDPKVVHAQHGWWYPEMPGEEPWLHGVWVSNINVCTSSDEAECDEALGSWPLRTFQCKVYKVKNYGQGHPVTG